DNA from Corynebacterium stationis:
GTGGATGCTCACGGAGATTGGTGGTTACTCCTTAAAAGATGTCGCAGGACTGCAGGGAGTAGCGGAAGGAACCGTAAAATCGCGGCGCTCGCGCGCGAAAAGTGCTCTGCGCTTGGCGATTGGCTAGCCGCACCATCGACGGCGGTAGACTCGCAAGAAGAATTGGTTTTTAAGAATTTACTTTCAAACCAAGTCGCCGGGGTCTTTGCAGCTACCTGTCTTGCAAGCTCGGCTCGACATGCAGCAGCTGTGGCGAATGAAATTAGTTCACGAACCCTGCTGTTGATCCTATTGGCGGCTATAATCGCCCACGGTAACAAATAGAGGAGTTAGTACATGACCATCCATGATGTCGCTATTGTTGGGTCCGGCCCAGCAGGCTACACCGCTGCACTTTATGCAGCACGCGCAGAGCTCAAACCCATCGTTTTTGAGGGTTTTGAATACGGTGGCGAATTGATGAACACCACTGAAGTGGAAAACTACCCTGGTTTCCAAAAGGGCATCATGGGCCCTGAGCTCATGGAAGAAATGCGCGCTCAGGCCACTCGCTTTGGCGCTGACCTGCGCATGGAAATCGTGGACTCGGTTGAGCTTGAAGGCGACATTAAGAAGATCCACGTCGGAGACGAAGTCTTTGAGGCTCGCTCTGTCATTCTGGCAACCGGCGCGGCACCACGCCACCTCGGCGTTGAAGGTGAAGACACCTTGACTGGCCGCGGTGTTTCTACCTGTGCAACCTGTGACGGCTTCTTCTTCAAGGGCCACCACATTGCGGTAGTCGGTGGCGGTGACTCTGCGATGGAAGAAGCCACCTTCTTGACCAAATTCGCAGAAACCGTGACCATCATTCACCGTCGTGAAGAGTTCCGTGCTTCCAAGATCATGCTCGAGCGTGCACGCGCGAACCCACAGATTAAGTGGGAGCTGAACAAAACGGTGGAGAAGGTCATCGAGGTTGACGGCAAGGTCGGCGGCCTAGAGCTTAAAGACACCGTTACTGGTGAGACCTCCACGAAGGACTTCACCGCGATGTTCGTCGCTATTGGCCACGATCCACGCTCTGAGTTCCTCGAAGGGCAAGTTGCTACTAACGAAGAAGGCTATGTCGTAGTTGAGCAGCCTTCCACCCGTACCAATGTTGATGGCGTTTTTGCGTGTGGTGACCTTGTTGATGACCACTACCGCCAGGCTATTACTGCTGCTGGTTCCGGTTGCCGCGCAGCTATTGATGCGGAACATTTCTTAGCTGCACAGCGTTAGGGAGAATATGAGCAACGTAATTGACGTAACCAAAGACACCTTCCGCAGCGAAGTTATTGACTCCGACAAGCTCGTGGTCGTTGATTTTTGGGCTGAATGGTGTGGTCCATGCAAGAAGCTGTCCCCATTGCTGGATGAAATCGCCGCGGAAATCGGTGACGATGTCACTATCGCCAAGATCAACGTGGATGAAGAGCGTGAATTGGGCGCGATGTTCCAGGTAATGTCCATCCCTTCTGTCTTGCTCTTCAAAAATGGTGAGAAGGTCGATGAGTTCATCGGGCTGCAGCCAAAGCCTGCGATTACTTCGAAGATTCAGGCGCAGCTTCAGTAATTTTCTCGTGTCTGTCATCAACCGTAAAGTGTGATGAAAAGACTCTAATAATATGTGACGCCGAGGTCGAAAGCTTCCTGCTGAGACCTCGGCGTCTTTGTGTTCCTGCAGGTTATTGCCGCTAATGTGGCATGGCGCCGCGTTAGGGCTAGTCGTGATTAGTTTGTTATCGTAGTTCGCTGATGTTTCCACTGATGTTCGTGTGAAATGGCGTATTCTCAAACTGTCACACTAGAGTGGAATGCAAGATTAATTGTCAACGGATAAAAGTATTTACTGAAATGGTTATGAGTTCTAGAAAGGGGGACGAAGTGGATCAAGTCCTTCGGGTTGGAGATCGCAGTGCCCGCGTTGCTGAAGCTAGGGCTACGCTTGCGCGCGTTGGAATGTTGTCGAACTACACCGGCGACGTATCGGATTGGAAGCGCCAGAAGTTCTCCGAAGAAGACAAGCACTTCGACCCCGAGCTTTCCGACATCCTAAAAGCATTTCAGCAGTCCCGGGGCATCATTCCTTCGGGAAATATAGATGATTTAACCCTGCGGGAACTACGCCAGGCTTCCTATAAATTGGGCAACCGGGTCTTAAGCTACCAACCCAACAATGAACTTGTTGGTGATGATGTCCTGCAGCTGCAACGCCAGCTGCAGGAGTTGGGCTTTTACATGGCGCGTATCGATGGCCATTTTGGCTCATTCACCCATCAAGCACTGCTGGAATATCAGCTCAATTACGGTCTGCAACAAGATGGTGTGTGCGGCCCCGCTACGATTCGTGCGTTCGGCCTCTTGGGCCGACGCATTACCGGCGGGTCTGCACACAACATTCAAGAGCGTGAACGCGTGCGTAATGCGGGACCCCAACTCGCTGGTAAACGCGTTGTTATTGATCCGAGTCTCGGTGGTGATAACAAGGGTCAGCAGGTGAAAGGTCGTTTTGGCCAGATTTCTGAGGAAGAAATCTTGTGGGATCTTGCCGAGCGCCTAGCTGGTCGCATGATTGCAGCGGGCATGGAAATTATCTATTCGCGTACTCGCGAGGATGAGCCTTCCAACAAGGACCGCGCAGAAATAGCCAATGCTTTTGATGCTGATCTGGTTATTTCCTTGTCCTGCGATCGCTACCCGAATGAAAAAGCTAACGGTATCGCAAGCTTTTACTTCGGCTCCGAGCTAGGTAGTACCTCCATGATTGGAGAAACGCTCTCTGGATATATCCAACGCGAGATTGTCGCGCGTACGGATCTGAGCAACAACCATAATCATGCTCGTACGTGGGAGCTGCTGCGTCTTACGCGCATGCCGGTTGTCCAGGTGGTGTTGGGCTATCTGTCCAACCCGCATGACGTTTCGGTACTGACCAATCCATCTAGCCGCGATGATATTGCAGAAGCCATCGTGGTTGCTGTCAAGCGCCTCTATCTGCTTGACGATGATGATGCGCCAACCGGTACCTATAATTTCGCCGAGCTATTGCGTGCTGAACAAGCTCCATAAAGCTTGGCACCAACAGATAATCACCGCATCCATCGAAGATTTACTTCGTTAGCTGCGGTGATTTTTCTATACGCATAATCGGAGTTGCTAGGCCAAGGCTTTAGCGACTAAGTCTTCAACGGCGGCTGCTGAGAGCAGGTCATGGGCCGGTGGCAGCTCTAAACGCAGCCGTGGGGTAACTGGATGGTCTTGGACGACCTCAAAGCCTGCTCCTTGCAGGATAGAGACCGGTAAAAGCCCAATATGATCGGGGCGGATACCTAGAAAGTGCCGGGCAATCTCAAAATTAACGTCGGCGAAAAACTCCGAAGAAGTGCTCTTAAAGAGCTCTTCAATTCCAGGGCCTTGCGTCCCTACATCAGTGCTTTCATAAAAGATTTCATCGTCCGCGGTCTCTCCAAAATCGTGGTAGCCAAAAGCTTCCACGGCGTCGAATTCACGCTGGAGTAAATCCATAATTGCAGTATCCAGAAGAACTGATTCGAGACCTCGGCCGAAACGCTGGGAGGATACGAATAATGACGTGATGATGGCAGCATCTGAAGCTACTGGCCCGGTAGGCATTTTGGCGATACCGGGGGCGTCGTCAGCAGCGCAGTAGATGATGGTGGCATCGGAGCGAATACTGAAACCACACGGACCAAAGCTGAGCAAGGTAGATGAAATCCAGGCTTCTTTTTCAAAGCCCGGATCAGCTACCTCATGCGCGCACTCCCAATACATGGAGCTAGCTGCCCGCGGATGCATCTCCGAATATGGAGTTAGTGGTTCAAGCATTGCCTCATGCTTTTCCTTTACTTGCTGTTGGCTCCTAAAGGACTAAGAGCCTTGTGCTCCTGCGCCGTCGATCAAGGCCATGATGCGTTCGAAGTCTTCTTGATCGCCGAACTCAACTACCATTTTGCCTTTTCGCTTGCCCATTGTCACGGTTACCTTCGTGTCAAAGCGGTCTGAGAGGCGTTCTCCCGCGTTGGTGTAGATCTCCGGCTGTGGTTGTGCAGGCTTCGGTTGTGGAGCGTCAGGCATGCCATTGCGCTTAATTAGCGTCACGGCTTCTTCAGTGGCGCGCACGGACATGCCTTCGGCAACGATGCGCTGCGCCAATTTGTCCATGACGTCTTTATCTTCTAAGCCCAACAATGCACGCGCATGACCGGAGCTCAAAACGCCCGCTGCAACGCGGCGTTGCACTTCAACGGGCAGGCGCAGCAGACGAATGGTGTTGGTGATCTGTGGACGTGAGCGCCCAATCCGATCAGCTAACTCATTCTGAGTGACGCTAAATTCTTCCAGCAACTGCTGATAAGCGTGAGCTTCTTCCAAAGGATTGAGCTGCACACGGTGGATATTTTCCAACAATGCATCGCGCAACAAGGAATCATCTTGAGTATCGCGGACAATCGCTGGAATCGTCGCCAAGCCAGCCTTGGATGCCGCGCGCCAGCGACGCTCACCCATAATCAGCTCAAAGCCACCTTGACCGGATGGACGAACTACAACGGGCTGTAATAGCCCAAACTCACGAATGGAGTGCACCAATTCATTGAGTTCTTCTTCGTCAAAGACGGTACGCGGCTGCTTCGGGTTCGGCTGGATCTCACCAATTGAGATCTCGCGGTAAGTAGCACCGATCGATGCCGGCTTAGGCTGACGCTTCTTAGAATTTGTCGTCGCAATAGTCGGAGCACCAACCACACGCTTATTGCCGCCAGCAGATGAGCCGCCCGTGCCTAAACCACCTTTAGGCTTCGCAGACTTCGAGTCAGCATCCTCAGCGCCAGCTTTGCCTTGGCCATCGCGAGGCTTAGCAGCGCCCAAGATTACATCAGCTGCACTATCGCCGAGACGCGGCTTGCGCGTGGGAGCATCAGGTCCCGTAGGGATCAAAGCAGCAAGGCCTTTGCCCAGCCCGCCTGATCGTGCCTGTGGTTTCTTATCAGCCATAAAGTATCTCTCCAGCCTAAGCTTCTAATTCCGCATAAATTTCCGGACTGACACCAATGACGCCGGTGGTTTCATGTGGAACATAGTCACCGCGTTCATGCAGCTCTCTTGCTGCTGCCACATAAGCGTGGCCGCCTGGTGATGAAGGGTCATATTCAATTACGGTCTTGCCAAAGCCTGGTGCCTCGGACACGCGAATAGAACGCGGAATAATGTTTCCTAAGACCACCGCGCCAAATTGCTCGCGGACTTCATCTGCGACCTGCGATGCCAGCTTGGTACGTGCATCATACATGGTCAAAAGCACGCCAGAGATGTGCAAGTCTTCATTGAGATGCTGACGAATCATGGTGATATTGCCCAGCAGCTGACCCAC
Protein-coding regions in this window:
- a CDS encoding N-acetylmuramoyl-L-alanine amidase; protein product: MDQVLRVGDRSARVAEARATLARVGMLSNYTGDVSDWKRQKFSEEDKHFDPELSDILKAFQQSRGIIPSGNIDDLTLRELRQASYKLGNRVLSYQPNNELVGDDVLQLQRQLQELGFYMARIDGHFGSFTHQALLEYQLNYGLQQDGVCGPATIRAFGLLGRRITGGSAHNIQERERVRNAGPQLAGKRVVIDPSLGGDNKGQQVKGRFGQISEEEILWDLAERLAGRMIAAGMEIIYSRTREDEPSNKDRAEIANAFDADLVISLSCDRYPNEKANGIASFYFGSELGSTSMIGETLSGYIQREIVARTDLSNNHNHARTWELLRLTRMPVVQVVLGYLSNPHDVSVLTNPSSRDDIAEAIVVAVKRLYLLDDDDAPTGTYNFAELLRAEQAP
- the trxB gene encoding thioredoxin-disulfide reductase codes for the protein MTIHDVAIVGSGPAGYTAALYAARAELKPIVFEGFEYGGELMNTTEVENYPGFQKGIMGPELMEEMRAQATRFGADLRMEIVDSVELEGDIKKIHVGDEVFEARSVILATGAAPRHLGVEGEDTLTGRGVSTCATCDGFFFKGHHIAVVGGGDSAMEEATFLTKFAETVTIIHRREEFRASKIMLERARANPQIKWELNKTVEKVIEVDGKVGGLELKDTVTGETSTKDFTAMFVAIGHDPRSEFLEGQVATNEEGYVVVEQPSTRTNVDGVFACGDLVDDHYRQAITAAGSGCRAAIDAEHFLAAQR
- a CDS encoding ParB/RepB/Spo0J family partition protein, with product MADKKPQARSGGLGKGLAALIPTGPDAPTRKPRLGDSAADVILGAAKPRDGQGKAGAEDADSKSAKPKGGLGTGGSSAGGNKRVVGAPTIATTNSKKRQPKPASIGATYREISIGEIQPNPKQPRTVFDEEELNELVHSIREFGLLQPVVVRPSGQGGFELIMGERRWRAASKAGLATIPAIVRDTQDDSLLRDALLENIHRVQLNPLEEAHAYQQLLEEFSVTQNELADRIGRSRPQITNTIRLLRLPVEVQRRVAAGVLSSGHARALLGLEDKDVMDKLAQRIVAEGMSVRATEEAVTLIKRNGMPDAPQPKPAQPQPEIYTNAGERLSDRFDTKVTVTMGKRKGKMVVEFGDQEDFERIMALIDGAGAQGS
- the trxA gene encoding thioredoxin; the protein is MSNVIDVTKDTFRSEVIDSDKLVVVDFWAEWCGPCKKLSPLLDEIAAEIGDDVTIAKINVDEERELGAMFQVMSIPSVLLFKNGEKVDEFIGLQPKPAITSKIQAQLQ